A genomic segment from Lignipirellula cremea encodes:
- a CDS encoding serine/threonine protein kinase: protein MKNAYAIYEVTSLSLFRSASFRYHFAWSFLRSSLSIRCPSVVVALETVVKQLTDSGIIASTKLTHFVPPKASPKNAEALVRELCKEKLLTTFQAKQVFAGKAKALVLGNYTLLDKIGAGGMGQVFKASHRRMERVVAIKTLPASLLKDASAAARFQREVVAAAKLNHPNIVAAYDADEANGIHFLVMEYVEGSDLAVLVKKNGPLPVEKALSYPSLIAQHFDCLLCESYNLSLVL, encoded by the coding sequence ATGAAGAACGCATATGCAATCTATGAAGTAACTTCGTTGTCGCTGTTTCGATCTGCCTCGTTCCGATATCATTTTGCATGGAGTTTTTTACGAAGCTCTTTATCCATCCGGTGTCCGTCTGTGGTCGTCGCCTTAGAAACCGTTGTCAAGCAACTTACCGATTCGGGAATAATTGCGTCCACGAAGCTGACACACTTTGTACCTCCGAAAGCGTCTCCAAAAAATGCTGAAGCCCTAGTTCGTGAGTTGTGCAAAGAGAAACTTCTCACCACGTTTCAGGCGAAACAAGTCTTTGCCGGCAAAGCTAAGGCATTGGTGCTCGGCAACTACACCCTCCTCGACAAGATCGGGGCAGGCGGCATGGGGCAGGTATTCAAGGCCAGCCATCGCCGCATGGAGCGGGTCGTCGCCATTAAGACGCTGCCCGCCTCTTTGCTGAAAGATGCTTCAGCGGCAGCCCGTTTTCAACGTGAAGTGGTGGCGGCGGCAAAACTAAACCACCCGAACATTGTCGCCGCCTACGATGCGGACGAAGCGAACGGCATTCACTTTCTGGTGATGGAATATGTCGAGGGCAGCGACCTTGCGGTGTTGGTGAAAAAGAACGGCCCCTTGCCTGTCGAGAAAGCCCTCTCCTATCCCAGCCTGATCGCCCAGCACTTCGATTGCCTTCTTTGCGAGTCGTATAACCTCAGCCTCGTCCTCTGA
- a CDS encoding phosphoribosyltransferase, with product MLASNKAFNKVLVPAQTPNGPLSKKLIEKEIRRAAKLIEASYGPFNGDTDTVPVVVSVLFGAIHIHPLLMESFSVGFPMYPAMIRAKSYESNEKRGDVEISDLIMEKNVSIAGRRVLIVDDIIESGQTLHALKEWFENEGASDVRCFTLLSKPDKRVYDVEVDWTVFNLTPGQWVVGKGLDDNGLYRHFPNIVVLRDSRESSSEIQKPR from the coding sequence ATGCTTGCATCTAACAAGGCGTTCAATAAGGTTCTGGTTCCGGCACAGACCCCGAATGGTCCATTAAGCAAGAAGCTTATCGAGAAAGAAATCCGCCGAGCCGCCAAACTGATCGAGGCGTCCTACGGTCCTTTCAACGGCGATACCGACACAGTCCCGGTCGTGGTTAGCGTCCTGTTTGGGGCCATTCATATCCACCCATTGCTCATGGAGTCCTTTTCAGTTGGATTTCCGATGTACCCGGCAATGATTCGGGCAAAGAGCTACGAAAGCAATGAAAAGCGTGGTGATGTTGAGATCAGTGATCTTATCATGGAAAAGAACGTGAGCATTGCAGGGCGTAGAGTTTTGATCGTTGACGATATCATCGAGTCGGGCCAGACGTTGCATGCCCTCAAGGAGTGGTTTGAAAACGAAGGAGCGTCTGACGTGCGATGCTTTACGCTTCTCAGCAAACCCGACAAGAGGGTGTATGACGTTGAGGTCGATTGGACGGTCTTTAACCTGACACCTGGACAATGGGTTGTGGGTAAGGGACTCGACGACAATGGACTTTATCGGCATTTCCCAAACATTGTCGTCCTCCGAGATTCACGGGAATCTTCTTCCGAGATTCAAAAACCTCGATAG
- a CDS encoding ArdC family protein produces MAKSAKQIQEEITLKIIDSLKQGTIPWRKPWSTSPNCGAPANVVSSKKYRGINPLLLELHRQDHGFTNKWYATFNQWRDLGATVMRRPSHVKPGEWGCGIIYYAPIKKTKEDPATGEEVEVQFAMLKQYTVFSAEQVELPKRLRHLIDVEPETQNDEFVDFAPAEDAIAATEADIRFGGNRCFYCPATDHIQMVPKQRFEKEKEFYSTVLHELTHWSESRCTWKGNYAEGELRAEMAAAFMCSELAIPQSDDLSNTQAYLASWLKSLQDDSRFIFKASAAASKAADFVLSFSRQTEPASA; encoded by the coding sequence ATGGCAAAGTCCGCCAAACAGATTCAGGAAGAGATCACCCTCAAGATCATCGATTCGCTCAAGCAAGGCACGATCCCGTGGCGAAAGCCGTGGAGTACGTCGCCGAATTGCGGAGCACCGGCGAACGTCGTTAGCAGCAAAAAATATAGGGGCATCAATCCGCTGCTGCTCGAACTTCATCGCCAAGATCATGGCTTCACCAACAAATGGTACGCCACCTTCAACCAATGGCGTGACCTTGGGGCAACGGTCATGCGGCGACCGAGCCATGTGAAGCCGGGCGAATGGGGCTGCGGAATTATCTATTACGCTCCCATCAAAAAGACGAAGGAAGATCCGGCAACCGGCGAAGAAGTCGAAGTGCAGTTCGCCATGCTCAAGCAGTACACGGTTTTCTCGGCGGAACAAGTCGAGTTGCCTAAACGGCTTCGGCATTTGATCGATGTCGAACCGGAAACGCAGAACGATGAGTTCGTCGATTTCGCTCCTGCGGAAGACGCCATCGCAGCGACGGAAGCCGATATCCGGTTCGGCGGCAATCGGTGCTTTTATTGTCCCGCCACCGACCATATCCAGATGGTTCCGAAGCAACGGTTTGAGAAGGAGAAGGAATTCTATTCGACCGTGCTGCATGAATTGACGCACTGGTCGGAAAGCCGTTGCACTTGGAAGGGGAATTACGCCGAGGGCGAATTGCGTGCGGAAATGGCGGCGGCGTTCATGTGCTCGGAACTGGCGATCCCGCAAAGCGATGATCTGAGCAATACGCAAGCATATCTTGCTTCCTGGCTAAAAAGTCTTCAGGACGATTCACGCTTCATTTTCAAAGCGTCCGCCGCCGCCAGTAAAGCCGCCGATTTCGTGCTGAGTTTCAGCCGCCAAACCGAACCGGCTTCGGCGTAA
- a CDS encoding Holliday junction DNA helicase RuvB C-terminal domain-containing protein, with the protein MTNSEPIITSLNHVVGQRRAVTLLRTALDAYWHDRSKHDGKEAFPHLLMCGPGGTGKTLLTELIGRELCTECHVELAQNIGNSGQMQGLLMMLEAEHILLIDEIHELSETVQVSLYRALEERKLFIGGNRKPVNLPPFTLIGATTDEYLLTQSMRDRFKILLRLTHYSDDEMASLISQRAKRLGWEIDADSIAKLASRSRGVPRLAVRLLDSAKRVASSKASDNIDPDHIEEMLAIEGFDALGFDPVEQRYLSLLKQHQGPVRLNVIATHLGLPKQTIEMFERDFIRLGLISKGDRGRSLTPKGIEHLGGLHA; encoded by the coding sequence ATGACGAATTCAGAACCCATCATTACCAGCCTGAACCACGTGGTCGGCCAACGTCGGGCCGTGACGCTGCTTCGCACGGCACTCGACGCCTACTGGCATGACCGTTCAAAGCACGACGGGAAGGAAGCGTTCCCGCATCTGCTGATGTGCGGCCCCGGTGGAACCGGCAAGACGCTGCTGACCGAACTGATCGGGAGAGAACTATGCACCGAGTGCCACGTGGAACTCGCTCAAAACATTGGCAACAGCGGCCAGATGCAAGGGCTGCTGATGATGCTTGAAGCCGAGCACATTCTGCTGATCGACGAGATTCATGAACTGAGCGAAACGGTTCAGGTGTCGCTTTATCGAGCACTGGAAGAGCGGAAACTCTTCATCGGCGGAAACCGCAAGCCGGTGAACTTGCCGCCGTTCACCCTCATTGGTGCGACGACCGACGAGTACCTCCTCACCCAAAGCATGAGGGATCGCTTCAAGATTCTGCTGCGATTGACGCACTACAGCGACGACGAAATGGCGTCCCTCATCAGCCAGCGAGCCAAGCGGCTGGGCTGGGAAATTGACGCCGATTCAATCGCCAAGTTGGCGTCCCGCAGTCGTGGCGTTCCCCGGCTCGCCGTGCGATTGCTCGATAGTGCAAAGCGTGTGGCGTCGTCCAAGGCGTCCGACAACATCGATCCGGACCATATTGAAGAGATGCTGGCCATTGAAGGCTTCGACGCCCTCGGCTTCGATCCGGTGGAGCAACGTTATTTGTCGCTGCTGAAGCAGCATCAGGGGCCAGTGCGGCTCAACGTCATCGCCACCCATCTCGGATTGCCCAAGCAGACCATCGAGATGTTTGAGCGGGATTTTATTCGGCTGGGATTGATCAGCAAAGGGGACCGGGGACGGTCATTGACGCCGAAGGGTATCGAGCATCTGGGCGGCTTGCACGCCTGA
- a CDS encoding helix-turn-helix transcriptional regulator yields the protein MDVKIVNDNRPKAAITVSRMCSLLSMSRSQFYWHVKKGTFHSPLRLTNGRPYFNASQVEDNLKAREVGIGVNGEYVLFYERDAEPKTPASKPVEKPHPKMDYGPLLDNLSALGLTGMTTTLVAAAVEACFPKGTAGEDENDVLRTVFRHLKRAGSG from the coding sequence ATGGATGTAAAAATCGTGAACGACAACCGACCGAAAGCCGCCATCACGGTGAGCAGAATGTGTTCGCTGCTTTCGATGTCACGCAGCCAGTTTTATTGGCACGTGAAGAAAGGAACGTTTCATTCTCCGCTGCGATTGACCAATGGACGGCCTTACTTCAACGCCAGTCAGGTCGAAGACAATCTCAAGGCAAGGGAAGTCGGCATCGGCGTGAACGGTGAATACGTGCTGTTCTACGAGCGGGATGCGGAGCCGAAGACGCCCGCATCAAAACCGGTTGAGAAGCCCCATCCAAAGATGGACTACGGGCCTCTGCTCGACAATCTTTCGGCCTTGGGGCTGACCGGAATGACGACGACGCTGGTCGCTGCCGCCGTGGAAGCATGCTTCCCAAAGGGCACTGCCGGCGAAGACGAAAATGACGTTCTCCGCACCGTTTTCCGGCATCTGAAGCGTGCGGGTTCTGGCTGA
- a CDS encoding tyrosine-type recombinase/integrase yields MTEERSEKCSELRKRSAIILRSPESGGEPVGSVAEQADSDEQLIELWLHGRSEHTQRAYRSEAERFMQFVAKPLRLLKLLDIQSFADHLGESLKESSQHRALSAVKSLLAFGHRIGYWTFDIGAAMKLPTFRDELADRILGETDVLRIISLEPNPRNRAILLTLYAGGFRVSEICQLKWRHLQERESAGQITVFGKGGKTRTVLMPQAIWDALQKLQQDASSEAPVFRSRKKGHLDESAVWRIVKKASERAGIDKEVSCHWFRHAHASHALDRGCPIHLVQATLGHSSISTTGRYLHARPTDSSGNYLPF; encoded by the coding sequence ATGACAGAAGAGCGATCCGAAAAGTGTTCGGAATTACGCAAGAGAAGTGCCATTATCTTGCGTTCGCCGGAATCTGGCGGCGAGCCGGTCGGGTCGGTCGCCGAGCAAGCCGATTCCGACGAACAACTGATCGAGCTTTGGTTGCATGGGCGATCCGAGCACACGCAGCGAGCCTACCGCAGTGAAGCCGAGCGGTTCATGCAGTTCGTCGCCAAGCCGCTGCGGTTGTTAAAATTGCTCGACATCCAATCCTTCGCCGATCACCTGGGCGAATCGCTCAAAGAATCGTCGCAACATCGAGCTTTGTCGGCAGTGAAGAGCCTGCTGGCGTTCGGCCATCGCATTGGCTATTGGACGTTTGATATTGGTGCGGCGATGAAGCTGCCGACGTTCCGTGATGAACTGGCGGACCGCATCCTCGGCGAGACGGATGTGCTGCGAATCATCAGCTTGGAACCCAATCCCAGGAACCGGGCGATCCTGCTGACACTGTACGCTGGCGGCTTTCGAGTTTCGGAAATCTGCCAACTCAAGTGGCGTCATTTACAGGAACGGGAGTCAGCGGGACAAATCACGGTCTTCGGTAAGGGCGGAAAGACCCGCACCGTGCTGATGCCGCAGGCAATCTGGGATGCGTTACAAAAACTTCAACAAGACGCCTCGTCGGAAGCTCCCGTTTTCCGCAGTCGGAAGAAGGGACATCTCGACGAGTCCGCCGTCTGGCGAATCGTGAAGAAGGCGTCGGAGCGAGCAGGCATCGACAAGGAAGTTTCTTGCCACTGGTTCCGCCACGCCCATGCTTCGCATGCCCTTGACCGTGGCTGTCCAATTCATCTGGTTCAGGCAACTTTGGGCCATTCATCGATTTCGACAACCGGAAGATACCTCCATGCAAGACCGACTGATTCCAGTGGAAACTATTTGCCGTTTTAG
- a CDS encoding carbonic anhydrase family protein: protein MSLSQQSPIDLSNPVVANFGKNKLAIKWKKTAKGTIVNDEHGVHVEFEPDERQFIKLDQKQFQLVQFHFHHPSEHRVDGVQQTMELHVVHQNTEDGSRAVIGVFIEPTSKSKLVPSLIPELKRFLEVKDGEPDPNISTNPLEWLPEDMKKYYRYEGSLTTPEYDENVSWVVLREPSKLSKKELMKLIPFLQHPARETYPLNRRFVLANFKQ, encoded by the coding sequence ATGAGTCTTTCGCAACAGTCACCGATTGATCTTTCGAATCCAGTTGTCGCCAACTTCGGCAAGAACAAGCTCGCCATCAAATGGAAGAAGACTGCAAAGGGAACCATCGTGAACGATGAGCATGGCGTTCACGTTGAGTTTGAACCGGACGAACGCCAATTCATCAAGCTTGATCAAAAGCAATTTCAGCTTGTGCAATTCCATTTCCATCACCCCAGCGAGCATCGTGTCGATGGAGTCCAGCAAACCATGGAGTTGCACGTCGTTCATCAGAACACGGAAGATGGAAGTCGGGCTGTCATCGGCGTGTTTATCGAGCCAACTTCCAAATCGAAGTTGGTTCCGTCGTTGATCCCTGAACTCAAGCGGTTCCTTGAAGTGAAGGATGGCGAACCTGACCCCAACATTTCGACAAACCCGTTGGAATGGTTGCCTGAAGACATGAAGAAGTATTACCGCTATGAAGGCTCGCTGACGACGCCTGAATACGACGAGAACGTTAGCTGGGTGGTTCTTCGAGAGCCGTCGAAGCTTTCGAAGAAAGAACTAATGAAGCTCATCCCCTTCCTGCAACACCCGGCCCGTGAAACGTATCCGTTGAATCGCCGTTTCGTGTTAGCCAACTTCAAGCAGTAG
- a CDS encoding SprT family zinc-dependent metalloprotease: MSQGTMEQIYEWIEFACDSNEVGYLTSIVRVKWNKRFTRRFGDALIGYNPLLARIRLSPLIWQNASDSERRETVIHETCHIVAWHLHGTKIKPHGVEWRQAMEQCGVEANRCHNIPLIGINHFHVRECPKAKLDRCIVSRQDFGLMKKTDYTLHCTLCGLAVTLDQIECLT, translated from the coding sequence ATGAGCCAAGGAACTATGGAACAAATCTACGAGTGGATCGAGTTTGCTTGCGATTCGAACGAGGTCGGCTACCTGACAAGCATTGTGCGAGTGAAATGGAATAAACGATTCACTCGCCGATTTGGCGATGCCCTGATCGGATACAACCCGCTACTAGCAAGAATTCGGCTGAGTCCTTTGATCTGGCAGAATGCGTCGGACTCCGAGCGTCGGGAAACCGTCATCCATGAAACATGCCACATTGTCGCTTGGCACCTGCACGGCACCAAGATCAAACCGCATGGCGTCGAGTGGCGACAGGCGATGGAGCAATGCGGCGTGGAGGCCAATCGCTGCCACAACATTCCCTTGATCGGGATCAATCATTTTCACGTCCGAGAATGTCCGAAGGCGAAGCTGGATCGCTGCATCGTCAGCCGCCAAGACTTTGGCTTGATGAAGAAGACCGACTACACGCTGCATTGCACGCTGTGCGGATTGGCGGTCACCTTGGATCAGATCGAGTGTTTGACCTAG
- a CDS encoding DUF1580 domain-containing protein, translated as MPITKLAKQLPVPPSSATLWRWHAHGVQGVRLETVRIGGRRYCSPRAFNEFVRVVTARATSPHAS; from the coding sequence ATGCCCATCACGAAGCTGGCCAAGCAACTGCCGGTTCCTCCTTCCTCAGCAACTCTTTGGCGTTGGCATGCGCACGGGGTTCAGGGCGTTCGTCTGGAAACTGTCCGCATTGGCGGTCGCCGATACTGCTCGCCTCGTGCGTTCAATGAGTTCGTTCGGGTGGTTACTGCACGTGCGACGAGTCCCCACGCGTCGTAG
- a CDS encoding DnaB-like helicase C-terminal domain-containing protein, protein MAKAKVRQTLEDVQHRLEPRAELSTLYRTLKSSIDNDPLYGSNRNPVIQVILDRLVEGVTSDQVQQQAIYQLENRLEDYQAILNDLVPPDLISWVVQKQAAQAFNEGQNDSLDDDWDEYVRRLQSPAYVGFFPTGIASLDDALGGGVHGLTCICGDKGVGKTWLLVNTCLATLLADASASVLFYSLDAPKKRIMDRIAGCYLDISFRELQPDNVTNETLLQVRSIPQSLRRRVRIVERDFAFVQDTDSDTHQQRGMTSASVKQDITRLMRTSGTARTLVVVDLFQKMLVPGYVSASEHDQYRLDVIDEVSQQFRKSHGDGSISFFVASEMRKRSEGARSTVPSIDDMKGDGRLASDADNILLLGGIQEVDANVNDVVCHIGKGRDGVIRGKYRLRFNHRLGSFGPREDDPSPKPKNIEMPSSSIDPLAE, encoded by the coding sequence ATGGCGAAGGCGAAAGTTCGTCAGACGCTTGAAGACGTTCAACATCGGCTAGAACCAAGAGCCGAGCTTAGCACCCTCTATCGGACATTGAAAAGCTCGATTGACAACGACCCTTTGTATGGGTCGAATCGCAATCCCGTAATCCAAGTGATACTCGATCGTCTCGTTGAAGGCGTGACTTCCGATCAAGTTCAGCAGCAAGCGATCTACCAGCTCGAAAATCGCCTGGAAGACTATCAGGCGATCTTGAATGACCTGGTTCCCCCCGACCTGATTTCGTGGGTTGTTCAAAAGCAGGCGGCGCAAGCCTTCAATGAAGGGCAGAACGATTCGTTGGACGATGACTGGGACGAATATGTTCGTCGCTTGCAAAGTCCAGCCTACGTCGGCTTTTTTCCGACCGGCATCGCATCCCTGGATGATGCCCTTGGTGGGGGCGTTCATGGCTTAACCTGTATCTGTGGCGACAAGGGGGTCGGAAAAACTTGGTTGCTGGTTAACACTTGCCTCGCCACCCTGCTTGCGGACGCTTCGGCATCGGTCCTTTTTTACTCTCTCGATGCACCCAAGAAACGCATCATGGATCGGATTGCAGGATGTTACTTGGACATCAGTTTTCGAGAACTTCAACCGGACAATGTCACCAACGAGACGCTTCTTCAGGTTCGGTCAATACCGCAATCTCTCCGTCGACGCGTTCGGATTGTCGAAAGAGATTTTGCATTCGTCCAGGACACCGATAGCGACACCCATCAGCAGCGAGGTATGACAAGCGCCTCTGTGAAGCAAGACATCACGCGGCTAATGCGAACATCGGGAACAGCTCGCACTCTGGTAGTTGTCGACCTGTTTCAAAAAATGCTTGTGCCAGGCTACGTTTCGGCCTCCGAGCATGACCAATATCGCTTGGACGTGATTGATGAGGTGTCGCAGCAGTTCCGAAAATCCCACGGGGATGGCAGCATTTCGTTTTTCGTAGCAAGCGAAATGCGAAAGCGTTCTGAAGGTGCAAGGAGCACTGTGCCCTCGATTGATGATATGAAGGGAGACGGGCGACTTGCTTCCGACGCCGACAATATCCTACTTCTCGGCGGAATCCAGGAGGTAGATGCCAACGTAAATGATGTGGTATGTCACATCGGCAAAGGTCGCGATGGAGTGATTCGAGGAAAATACCGGCTTCGTTTCAATCACCGCCTTGGTTCTTTTGGCCCGCGTGAGGACGACCCTTCCCCCAAACCCAAGAACATCGAAATGCCGTCATCCTCCATTGATCCCCTCGCCGAATAA
- a CDS encoding bifunctional DNA primase/polymerase encodes MQHYPQVLADIVRIQQFSLLARDNPFSGQTELQRDSSGHVWAVASCHSPMAIPLLGDGWHFDLAARTRWQDRHTDRLTLLATMTDSAQEKELGSLTERFRFGPLSERLVWVIHREILRQRCSCIEIPDTVIRDAVWDGRVPKHWRAELRRMFASLSLLHLTRPSKPSGFVAFGDNTAVLTHFKVRNRSEHTDCPEGCVLAGGEPHTHVLVNVGRGFLGCLEDLAANQVGVAIRHYQLDAPSDDHEVRQSKEQLLRRVGKGGTLTSIYLPAVIGNREICASFSSKQRELFQVLFRERTRVTKKKRGQIAEMECFQGQMVAAVAADRRGRPAPTIPCEHLTASDVYVGFNGNGKRKGRGYKLSTWASKAHYQQSLDFLRDVRVLSERLGLIVAAINPATSMWVGISDLIALVHNRPCVAERHHVRFYAPADVVERWGKLFGWSTEISREAMLDNATVAKGILLENQVTQRAAARAIGIDASAFSKMLKGRRKLPNQSLQRLREWVATRDKTSTQPQPARYIDSSRQTATPPDTSMLACALEYRRRGWSVIPQLLNAKQPAVKWKAFQTELPSESQICQWWERWPDAGIILIAGELSGVLVVDVDSQEAKEVLTHRLGEIPLVPTSQSGSQDPHRFHLFFQHPAIPTKAKSTPWHPKLEFRGNAGLVVLPPSLHKSGNSYRWQVGRALSDAPLGPVPATILEALTPAPAKCPVCEPGYIADPEVTVAGSTKDFLAGKWAEGPGWNERLFQAACDLQARNVPLAEASTMLIQGARPWDRAEHDKAARTIDSAYAVRRERSVR; translated from the coding sequence GTGCAACACTATCCACAAGTTCTGGCGGACATTGTCCGAATCCAACAGTTCTCCCTCTTGGCTCGGGACAATCCGTTCTCGGGCCAGACGGAACTTCAGAGGGATTCGAGCGGACACGTTTGGGCGGTCGCTTCGTGCCATTCGCCCATGGCAATCCCTTTGCTGGGAGATGGCTGGCATTTCGATCTTGCCGCTAGAACCCGATGGCAAGATCGACACACGGATCGCTTGACATTGCTTGCGACAATGACTGATAGCGCGCAAGAGAAGGAACTCGGTTCACTGACGGAGCGATTTCGATTTGGCCCACTCTCGGAACGCTTGGTGTGGGTCATCCATCGGGAGATACTTCGCCAGCGGTGTTCCTGTATCGAGATTCCCGACACGGTGATTCGCGATGCAGTATGGGACGGACGAGTCCCAAAACATTGGCGTGCCGAGCTGCGCCGGATGTTTGCGTCGCTCTCGCTTCTTCACCTGACGAGGCCCAGCAAGCCATCAGGATTCGTCGCCTTCGGAGACAATACCGCAGTCTTGACGCATTTCAAGGTCCGCAATCGCAGCGAGCACACCGACTGCCCAGAGGGCTGCGTTCTCGCCGGCGGTGAGCCACATACTCACGTGCTGGTTAATGTCGGCCGGGGATTTCTCGGCTGCCTGGAAGACTTGGCTGCGAATCAAGTTGGTGTGGCTATTCGGCACTACCAACTGGATGCACCCAGCGATGATCATGAGGTTCGCCAATCAAAGGAACAGCTGCTTCGTCGTGTTGGCAAAGGTGGAACACTGACCTCGATCTACCTGCCCGCGGTTATAGGAAACAGGGAAATCTGTGCCTCGTTTTCGTCGAAGCAGCGCGAGCTGTTTCAAGTTTTGTTTCGCGAGCGCACCCGTGTGACGAAGAAGAAGAGGGGGCAGATTGCCGAGATGGAGTGCTTCCAGGGACAGATGGTCGCCGCCGTCGCTGCCGATCGTCGAGGTCGCCCTGCGCCCACGATACCTTGCGAGCATCTCACTGCGAGTGATGTCTACGTTGGTTTCAATGGGAACGGAAAACGCAAGGGACGAGGCTATAAACTCAGCACATGGGCATCAAAGGCCCACTATCAACAGTCGCTGGATTTTCTCCGTGATGTCCGCGTGCTTTCAGAGCGGCTCGGGTTGATCGTCGCCGCGATCAATCCGGCAACTTCCATGTGGGTTGGAATCAGCGATCTCATTGCATTGGTGCACAATCGTCCTTGCGTCGCCGAACGCCATCATGTTCGATTCTATGCACCAGCAGACGTCGTTGAGCGATGGGGAAAACTTTTCGGATGGAGTACGGAAATCTCGCGCGAAGCGATGCTCGACAACGCCACAGTAGCGAAGGGCATTCTGCTCGAAAATCAAGTGACGCAGCGCGCTGCCGCCCGAGCAATCGGCATCGACGCTTCCGCGTTCTCAAAGATGTTAAAGGGAAGACGGAAACTACCAAATCAATCACTGCAACGGCTTCGGGAATGGGTGGCGACTCGGGACAAGACATCAACACAACCTCAACCCGCCCGGTACATAGATTCATCGCGGCAGACGGCGACCCCACCCGATACTTCAATGCTCGCATGCGCATTGGAGTATCGGCGGCGCGGCTGGTCCGTCATTCCGCAACTCCTGAATGCGAAACAGCCCGCGGTAAAATGGAAAGCGTTTCAGACCGAGTTGCCATCGGAATCTCAAATCTGCCAGTGGTGGGAAAGATGGCCAGACGCTGGCATCATTCTCATCGCTGGCGAGCTCAGCGGCGTCCTCGTTGTCGACGTCGACTCACAAGAAGCCAAAGAGGTCCTCACGCACCGTCTTGGTGAGATACCGTTGGTTCCCACGTCGCAATCGGGGAGCCAAGATCCGCACCGGTTCCATTTATTCTTTCAGCATCCAGCAATACCCACCAAAGCGAAATCGACACCCTGGCATCCAAAACTAGAGTTTCGAGGCAACGCTGGTCTCGTCGTCTTGCCACCCTCCTTGCACAAATCGGGAAACAGCTATCGGTGGCAGGTGGGGAGAGCCCTCAGCGATGCACCGCTAGGACCCGTTCCTGCAACGATTCTGGAGGCTCTGACGCCGGCACCAGCTAAATGTCCCGTCTGCGAGCCAGGCTACATTGCCGATCCAGAGGTGACCGTAGCCGGCTCGACGAAAGATTTCCTCGCAGGCAAGTGGGCAGAGGGACCGGGTTGGAACGAACGTCTGTTTCAAGCCGCATGCGATTTACAGGCTCGAAACGTCCCTCTGGCGGAAGCGTCGACGATGTTGATACAAGGAGCCCGGCCCTGGGATCGTGCTGAGCATGATAAAGCCGCACGAACGATTGACTCAGCATACGCTGTACGCCGAGAGCGATCCGTGAGATGA